One window of Cellulomonas shaoxiangyii genomic DNA carries:
- a CDS encoding 3-oxoacyl-ACP reductase, translating into MTDTYLELVNSGLTKKLAQQLGLPRPARLRRHRPGQPLLDGPVLVLGTGPDADAVATLLSSPAGGPTAPLAADTPSVLDGWDLEVHRHATPDVRYAAVVLVLTDVAHPDDLTAPVLAAASTLKTLRPGARVVTISRPALDTDAPAVAAARQGVDGFLRSLAKELRAGGTGNGLVVAADVPVTAASVVAGLRFFLSARSAFVDGQLLEVDSDAGELPADWEQPLAGKVAVVTGAARGIGAAIADVLARDGATVVAVDVPAAGEQLAQVANRVRGTALQLDVTAADAGERILEHARARHGRLDVVVHNAGITRDKLLANMSDDKWSSVLAVNIAAQLRINEALLTSGDFVDAPRIVALASTSGIAGNRGQTNYAASKGGVIGMVRATAPLLAAFGGTANAVAPGFIETEMTARIPAVTRQVARRLNSLQQGGLPVDVAEAIAFLASPAAGGIVGRTLRVCGQNMVGR; encoded by the coding sequence ATGACCGACACGTACCTCGAGCTCGTCAACAGCGGCCTCACCAAGAAGCTCGCGCAGCAGCTCGGCCTGCCGCGCCCGGCACGCCTGCGCCGGCACCGGCCGGGGCAGCCGCTGCTGGACGGACCGGTGCTCGTGCTGGGCACCGGCCCGGACGCCGACGCGGTGGCGACCCTCCTCTCCTCGCCGGCCGGCGGACCCACCGCGCCCCTCGCTGCCGACACGCCCTCCGTGCTCGACGGCTGGGACCTCGAGGTGCACCGCCACGCGACGCCCGACGTGCGGTACGCCGCCGTGGTGCTCGTGCTCACCGACGTCGCGCACCCCGACGACCTCACGGCACCGGTCCTCGCCGCCGCGTCGACGCTCAAGACCCTGCGTCCCGGGGCACGCGTCGTGACGATCTCGCGTCCCGCGCTCGACACGGACGCGCCGGCGGTCGCCGCCGCGCGGCAGGGCGTCGACGGGTTCCTCCGCTCGCTCGCCAAGGAGCTGCGCGCGGGCGGGACCGGCAACGGGCTGGTCGTCGCGGCCGACGTACCGGTCACGGCGGCGAGCGTCGTGGCGGGGCTGCGGTTCTTCCTGTCCGCCCGGTCGGCCTTCGTGGACGGGCAGCTGCTCGAGGTGGACTCCGACGCGGGCGAGCTGCCCGCCGACTGGGAGCAGCCGCTGGCGGGCAAGGTCGCGGTCGTCACGGGCGCGGCACGCGGCATCGGCGCGGCGATCGCCGACGTGCTGGCCCGGGACGGTGCCACCGTCGTCGCGGTCGACGTGCCCGCGGCCGGCGAGCAGCTCGCGCAGGTGGCGAACCGGGTCCGGGGCACCGCGCTGCAGCTCGACGTCACCGCGGCCGACGCCGGCGAGCGGATCCTCGAGCACGCGCGTGCCCGGCACGGCCGGCTGGACGTCGTCGTGCACAACGCCGGCATCACGCGCGACAAGCTGCTGGCCAACATGTCCGACGACAAGTGGTCGTCGGTGCTGGCCGTGAACATCGCCGCGCAGCTGCGCATCAACGAGGCGCTGCTGACGTCCGGCGACTTCGTGGACGCGCCGCGGATCGTCGCGCTCGCGTCCACGTCGGGCATCGCGGGCAACCGCGGGCAGACGAACTACGCGGCGAGCAAGGGCGGCGTCATCGGCATGGTCCGCGCGACCGCGCCCCTGCTGGCGGCGTTCGGCGGCACGGCCAACGCGGTGGCGCCCGGGTTCATCGAGACCGAGATGACCGCGCGCATCCCGGCGGTCACGCGCCAGGTCGCGCGCCGCCTCAACTCGCTGCAGCAGGGCGGGCTGCCCGTCGACGTCGCGGAGGCCATCGCGTTCCTCGCGTCGCCCGCCGCCGGCGGGATCGTCGGCCGCACGCTGCGCGTGTGCGGGCAGAACATGGTCGGCCGGTGA
- a CDS encoding acetyl-CoA C-acetyltransferase, with product MAASTPDPSTTDTAATATTGPRAAYVLGGNRIPFARAGGAYAQASNQDMLTVALDGLVARYGLQGERIGEVAAGAVLKHSRDFNLTREAVLGSALSPTTPAYDVQQACATGLETVVSLSNKIRLGQLESGIAGGVDTTSDAPIAVSDRLRRVLLDLSHAKTPQQRLTAIARLRPKDLAPATPRTSEPRTHLSMGEHQALTTAQWGITREAQDEVALRSHQRLAAAWDAGFFDDLVTPYRGLARDGNLRADTSMEKLAKLRPTFGLGLDTPATMTAGNSTPLTDGASTVLLGSAQWAAEHDLTPLAAVVDAEAGAVDFVHGVDGLLMAPVFAVPRLLARHGLTLDDFQYVEIHEAFASTVLTTLAAWESDEFGRERLGLDGAFGTVKTDRLNVHGSSLAAGHPFAATGGRIVATIAKELHRRRAAQVAAGDDSPVRALVSVCAAGGLGLTAILEAP from the coding sequence ATGGCAGCCTCCACCCCCGACCCGAGCACCACCGACACCGCCGCCACCGCGACGACCGGCCCCCGCGCCGCGTACGTCCTCGGCGGCAACCGGATCCCGTTCGCCCGTGCCGGCGGCGCGTACGCACAGGCGTCGAACCAGGACATGCTCACCGTGGCCCTCGACGGGCTCGTCGCCCGCTACGGCCTGCAGGGGGAGCGGATCGGCGAGGTCGCCGCCGGCGCCGTGCTCAAGCACAGCCGCGACTTCAACCTCACGCGCGAGGCCGTGCTCGGCTCGGCGCTGTCGCCGACGACGCCGGCCTACGACGTGCAGCAGGCGTGCGCCACCGGCCTCGAGACCGTCGTCTCCCTGTCGAACAAGATCCGCCTCGGCCAGCTCGAGTCCGGGATCGCCGGGGGCGTCGACACGACGTCCGACGCGCCCATCGCCGTGAGCGACCGGCTGCGCCGCGTCCTGCTCGACCTCTCGCACGCCAAGACCCCGCAGCAGCGCCTGACGGCCATCGCCCGCCTGCGCCCCAAGGACCTCGCGCCCGCGACGCCGCGGACGTCCGAGCCCCGCACGCACCTGTCCATGGGCGAGCACCAGGCCCTCACGACGGCGCAGTGGGGCATCACCCGCGAGGCGCAGGACGAGGTCGCGCTGCGCAGCCACCAGCGCCTCGCCGCCGCGTGGGACGCCGGGTTCTTCGACGACCTCGTGACGCCGTACCGCGGCCTCGCGCGCGACGGCAACCTGCGCGCGGACACCTCCATGGAGAAGCTCGCCAAGCTCCGACCGACGTTCGGGCTCGGGCTCGACACGCCCGCGACGATGACGGCCGGCAACTCCACGCCGCTCACCGACGGCGCGTCCACGGTGCTGCTCGGCTCCGCGCAGTGGGCGGCCGAGCACGACCTCACCCCGCTCGCCGCGGTCGTCGACGCCGAGGCCGGCGCCGTCGACTTCGTGCACGGCGTCGACGGACTGCTCATGGCGCCGGTGTTCGCCGTGCCGCGCCTGCTCGCCCGGCACGGGCTCACGCTCGACGACTTCCAGTACGTCGAGATCCACGAGGCGTTCGCGTCGACCGTGCTCACGACCCTCGCCGCGTGGGAGTCCGACGAGTTCGGCCGCGAGCGCCTCGGGCTCGACGGCGCGTTCGGCACGGTGAAGACCGACCGGCTCAACGTGCACGGCTCGTCGCTCGCCGCGGGCCACCCGTTCGCCGCCACGGGCGGACGCATCGTCGCCACCATCGCCAAGGAGCTGCACCGCCGGCGCGCCGCGCAGGTCGCCGCCGGGGACGACTCCCCCGTGCGCGCCCTCGTGTCCGTGTGCGCCGCGGGCGGGCTCGGCCTCACCGCGATCCTCGAGGCCCCCTGA
- a CDS encoding TetR/AcrR family transcriptional regulator yields the protein MRSVTPGPSRTTAPPPARDDAAPRRALAVAPVPATDAGDGTSGGPADDDLDGAPADGRSTRWADHREARRAELLRVARRTVHHRGPDVSMEEIAAAAGTSKSIVYRYFTDKTGLQIAVAEAVVLQIQGALEGVLRVAPTPRDGLRAMVAVYLEMIESSPHVYAFVTRDGSVESGGPLGHFLDSVTALVAAPFARGLTEDRDGRQVARRPGDAAPAAGPDAATRALAESWAAGAVGFVRGAGEWWLAHRDDPGTPDREVLTAQVAAWLWAGPVGLLARDRPPRDRSTPDAPAPDAPAPDAPAPDAPAPDAPTDDVPAPAHQAPTRPTGSDHAAGTPREQR from the coding sequence GTGAGGTCCGTCACGCCCGGACCGTCGAGGACGACGGCCCCGCCCCCCGCTCGCGACGACGCGGCCCCCCGCCGCGCCCTGGCCGTGGCGCCCGTCCCGGCCACGGACGCCGGGGACGGCACCTCGGGTGGGCCCGCGGACGACGACCTCGACGGCGCACCCGCCGACGGGCGGTCCACGCGCTGGGCCGACCACCGCGAGGCCCGCCGCGCCGAGCTCCTCCGGGTCGCGCGCCGCACGGTGCACCACCGGGGCCCCGACGTGTCGATGGAGGAGATCGCGGCCGCCGCCGGCACGTCGAAGTCGATCGTGTACCGCTACTTCACCGACAAGACCGGCCTGCAGATCGCGGTCGCCGAGGCGGTCGTGCTGCAGATCCAGGGGGCGCTCGAGGGCGTCCTGCGGGTCGCGCCGACGCCGCGGGACGGCCTGCGGGCGATGGTGGCGGTCTACCTCGAGATGATCGAGTCGTCGCCGCACGTGTACGCCTTCGTGACGCGGGACGGCTCGGTCGAGTCCGGCGGGCCGCTCGGGCACTTCCTCGACTCGGTGACGGCGCTGGTCGCCGCACCCTTCGCCCGCGGGCTCACCGAGGACCGGGACGGGCGCCAGGTCGCCCGCCGCCCGGGCGACGCCGCGCCGGCCGCGGGGCCGGACGCCGCCACCCGCGCGCTGGCCGAGTCGTGGGCCGCCGGCGCCGTCGGCTTCGTGCGCGGCGCCGGGGAGTGGTGGCTCGCCCACCGCGACGACCCCGGCACCCCCGACCGCGAGGTGCTGACCGCCCAGGTCGCCGCGTGGCTGTGGGCCGGCCCGGTCGGCCTGCTCGCGCGCGACCGGCCGCCGCGCGACCGATCCACCCCCGATGCACCCGCACCCGACGCACCCGCACCCGACGCACCCGCACCCGACGCACCCGCACCCGACGCACCGACCGACGACGTACCGGCACCCGCCCACCAGGCACCGACCCGCCCGACCGGCAGCGACCACGCGGCCGGCACCCCGAGGGAGCAGCGATGA